A genomic segment from Kallotenue papyrolyticum encodes:
- the aceB gene encoding malate synthase A — MAEHTLPDGMQINARITPEYAAILTPAALEFVATLQREFNPTRQALLQRRAERQRELDAGAKPDFLPETRSIRESAWTIAPIPADLQDRRVEITGPAGDRKMVINALNSGARMFMADFEDALSPTWANVIEGQINLRDAIRREISYVSPEGKRYQLNEQTATLLVRPRGWHLPEKHVLVDGQPVSGSIFDFALYFFHNHAALRERGTGPYFYLPKLESHLEARLWNDIFVRAQELLGVPRGTIKATVLIETILAAFEMDEILYELREHMAGLNCGRWDYIFSCIKKFRNHPDVIYPDRAQVTMTTHFMRSYSLLAIKTCHRRNAHAIGGMSAFIPVRNDPVANERAFEQVRADKLREVTDGHDGTWVAHPGLVPVALEIFDQHMPQPNQIARKREDIEVTAADLLRVPEGTITEGGLRTNISVGVQYIAAWLSGQGAVPINNLMEDAATAEISRAQVWQWIRHPRGVLDDGRKVTLELFEQVLREELDKIRAAVGAARYATGHYERAAQLFADLTRADEFVEFLTLPGYELLIQQEE, encoded by the coding sequence ATGGCTGAGCACACCCTTCCCGACGGCATGCAGATCAACGCGCGCATCACGCCGGAGTACGCCGCGATTCTCACGCCCGCCGCGCTGGAGTTTGTCGCCACGCTGCAGCGTGAGTTCAACCCCACGCGTCAGGCGCTGTTGCAGCGCCGCGCAGAACGCCAGCGCGAGCTGGACGCCGGCGCCAAACCCGACTTTTTGCCCGAAACGCGCTCCATCCGCGAAAGCGCCTGGACCATCGCGCCCATTCCCGCCGATCTTCAGGATCGGCGCGTGGAGATCACCGGGCCGGCGGGTGACCGCAAGATGGTGATCAACGCGCTCAATTCAGGCGCGCGCATGTTTATGGCCGACTTCGAGGACGCGCTCTCGCCGACCTGGGCGAATGTGATCGAGGGCCAGATCAACCTGCGCGACGCGATCCGCCGCGAGATCAGCTACGTCAGCCCGGAGGGCAAGCGCTACCAGCTCAACGAGCAGACCGCCACGCTGCTGGTGCGTCCGCGTGGCTGGCACCTGCCCGAAAAGCACGTGCTGGTGGATGGGCAGCCGGTCTCGGGCAGCATCTTCGACTTCGCGCTCTACTTCTTCCACAACCATGCCGCGCTGCGCGAACGCGGCACCGGCCCGTACTTCTACCTGCCCAAGCTGGAGAGCCACCTTGAAGCGCGTCTGTGGAACGACATCTTTGTGCGCGCGCAGGAGCTGCTGGGCGTGCCGCGCGGCACGATTAAGGCCACCGTGCTGATCGAAACGATCCTGGCCGCCTTTGAGATGGACGAAATCCTCTACGAGCTGCGCGAGCACATGGCCGGGCTCAACTGCGGACGGTGGGATTACATCTTCAGTTGCATCAAGAAGTTCCGCAACCATCCCGATGTGATCTATCCCGACCGCGCGCAGGTCACTATGACGACGCATTTCATGCGCTCGTACTCGCTGCTGGCGATCAAGACCTGTCACCGGCGCAACGCGCATGCCATCGGTGGCATGTCGGCCTTTATTCCGGTGCGCAACGATCCCGTCGCCAACGAGCGCGCCTTCGAGCAGGTGCGCGCCGACAAGCTGCGCGAGGTGACCGACGGCCACGACGGCACCTGGGTGGCGCATCCCGGTCTGGTGCCGGTGGCGCTGGAGATCTTCGATCAGCATATGCCGCAGCCCAACCAGATCGCGCGCAAGCGCGAGGATATCGAGGTCACGGCTGCCGATCTGCTGCGCGTGCCGGAGGGCACGATCACCGAGGGTGGCCTGCGCACCAACATCAGCGTGGGCGTGCAGTACATTGCTGCCTGGTTGAGCGGCCAGGGCGCGGTGCCGATCAACAACCTGATGGAGGACGCCGCCACCGCCGAGATCAGCCGTGCGCAGGTCTGGCAGTGGATTCGCCACCCGCGCGGCGTGCTGGACGATGGGCGCAAGGTGACGCTGGAGCTCTTCGAGCAGGTGCTGCGCGAGGAGCTGGACAAGATCCGCGCGGCGGTGGGCGCGGCGCGCTACGCCACCGGTCACTACGAGCGCGCCGCGCAGCTGTTCGCCGACCTGACGCGCGCGGACGAGTTCGTGGAGTTTCTGACGCTACCGGGCTATGAGCTGCTGATTCAGCAGGAGGAGTGA
- a CDS encoding cystathionine beta-synthase produces MAISEPSAPTALDIKQNILEAIGNTPLVRLNKVVGDIKATVLAKCEFMNPGGSVKDRIGIAMLEDAERRGLIKPGGTIVEPTSGNTGVGLAIAAAIKGYKCVFVMPDKMSEEKIRQLRAFGARVVITPTAVEPDDPRSYYSVSRRIAEETPNAILAGQYWNPANPEAHYRTTGPEIWQQTGGTVDVFVAGMGTGGTISGTSRYLKEQKPALITVGVDPVGSLYTEYFRTGQLGQAHSYKVEGVGEDFLPTTMDFSVVDDVVQVGDKEAFLMTRRLVREEGLFVGGSSGMAVAGALRWIRAHNLGSDKTVVVLLPDSGSRYLSKIFSDDWMRENGFLESGTVSELLQLRNRGVITATCNDTVGNVIARMKSDGISQMPVVDEDGRLIGLISEVDLLNYMLSGEGAIDHPICDIISQNFVAVRPDTALDQLSDLASRGAVAIVVDDEQRPTGIITKIDMIDYLASRVR; encoded by the coding sequence ATGGCCATCAGCGAGCCGAGTGCGCCCACCGCGCTCGATATCAAGCAGAATATCCTGGAAGCGATCGGCAATACGCCCCTGGTGCGGCTCAATAAGGTCGTCGGCGATATCAAGGCCACCGTGCTGGCCAAGTGCGAGTTCATGAATCCCGGCGGCTCGGTCAAAGACCGCATCGGCATCGCCATGCTGGAGGACGCCGAGCGGCGCGGCCTGATCAAGCCCGGCGGCACGATCGTCGAGCCGACCAGCGGCAACACCGGCGTTGGGTTGGCGATCGCCGCGGCGATCAAAGGCTACAAGTGCGTTTTCGTCATGCCCGACAAGATGAGCGAGGAGAAGATCCGCCAATTGCGGGCCTTTGGCGCGCGCGTCGTGATCACCCCCACCGCTGTCGAGCCGGACGATCCACGCTCCTACTACTCGGTCTCCAGGCGCATCGCCGAGGAGACGCCCAACGCGATTCTGGCCGGGCAGTACTGGAATCCGGCCAATCCCGAAGCGCACTACCGCACCACCGGCCCCGAAATCTGGCAGCAAACCGGCGGCACGGTCGATGTGTTTGTGGCCGGCATGGGCACCGGCGGCACGATCAGCGGCACCTCGCGCTACCTCAAGGAGCAGAAGCCGGCGCTGATCACCGTCGGCGTCGATCCGGTCGGCTCGCTCTACACCGAATACTTCCGCACCGGCCAGCTCGGCCAGGCGCATAGCTACAAGGTCGAGGGCGTGGGCGAGGACTTTCTGCCGACTACCATGGACTTCAGCGTGGTAGACGATGTGGTGCAGGTAGGCGACAAAGAGGCATTCCTGATGACACGGCGGCTGGTGCGCGAAGAAGGGCTGTTCGTCGGCGGCTCGAGCGGCATGGCGGTGGCCGGCGCGCTGCGCTGGATTCGCGCTCACAACCTCGGCTCCGACAAGACCGTGGTAGTGCTGCTGCCCGACTCCGGCTCGCGCTACCTGTCCAAGATCTTCTCCGACGACTGGATGCGCGAGAACGGCTTTCTGGAGAGCGGCACGGTCAGCGAGCTGCTGCAGCTGCGTAACCGCGGCGTGATCACCGCGACCTGCAACGACACGGTCGGCAACGTGATCGCACGCATGAAGAGCGACGGTATCTCGCAGATGCCGGTTGTGGACGAGGATGGCCGCCTGATCGGGCTGATCAGCGAGGTTGATCTGCTCAACTACATGCTCAGCGGCGAAGGCGCGATCGACCACCCGATCTGCGACATCATCAGCCAGAACTTCGTGGCGGTGCGGCCCGACACCGCGCTGGATCAGCTCAGCGACCTGGCCAGCCGCGGCGCCGTGGCGATCGTGGTGGACGACGAGCAGCGACCGACCGGCATCATCACCAAAATCGACATGATCGATTATCTGGCCAGCCGCGTGCGTTGA
- the surE gene encoding 5'/3'-nucleotidase SurE, translating to MYILVTNDDGVQSPGLLALRQALDTVGETVVVAPERNWSAASAARTLFDPLRIDPVPMADGRQAFVCSGTPGDCVALALLGFLELRPDLVVSGINIGPNLGNDVSYSGTVAAAREGAMMGVPAIAVSLDGRRHDDFKPAAAYAARLAQAAVRHGLTPEVVLNVNVPRGPIRGVLVTRLGRRIYRDELIVRHDPRGRPYYWLGGGEPEGELTEGTDTAAVAHGYISVTPIHFDLTDQRWLERLQHWRLDV from the coding sequence ATGTACATTCTGGTCACCAACGACGATGGCGTGCAGAGTCCTGGTCTGCTCGCCCTACGGCAGGCGCTGGACACCGTCGGCGAGACGGTGGTGGTCGCGCCCGAACGCAACTGGAGCGCCGCCTCCGCCGCGCGCACGCTGTTCGATCCCCTACGCATCGACCCCGTGCCCATGGCCGATGGCCGTCAAGCCTTTGTGTGCAGCGGCACGCCCGGCGACTGCGTCGCGCTGGCGCTGCTCGGCTTCCTGGAGCTCCGTCCGGACCTGGTCGTCTCCGGCATCAACATCGGCCCCAATCTGGGCAACGATGTGAGCTACTCCGGCACCGTCGCCGCCGCCCGCGAGGGGGCGATGATGGGCGTTCCGGCGATCGCCGTCTCACTGGACGGACGACGCCATGACGATTTCAAACCGGCCGCTGCCTATGCTGCGCGGTTGGCCCAGGCCGCCGTCCGTCATGGTCTGACGCCCGAGGTAGTCCTCAACGTCAACGTGCCGCGCGGGCCGATCCGCGGCGTGCTGGTAACGCGTCTGGGCCGGCGCATCTACCGCGACGAGCTGATCGTCCGCCATGATCCACGCGGACGGCCCTACTACTGGCTGGGCGGCGGCGAACCGGAGGGCGAGCTGACCGAAGGAACCGATACCGCCGCGGTAGCGCACGGCTACATTTCGGTCACGCCCATTCACTTCGATCTAACCGATCAGCGCTGGCTAGAACGCCTGCAACACTGGCGGTTGGACGTCTGA
- a CDS encoding PP2C family protein-serine/threonine phosphatase, with amino-acid sequence MSAKFHTIVKQWGLVSGVRQVNSDLITISAPPSPFAPQTRKGRLILLVETEGDLARGREACQLVATTLRDTFYADGSLSITSSLRRAIKAANAALYRYNFEAPAHKHAHVGVTCAVIHGRDLFLTQVPPAQAYLASAGKLRAMPLPLSWGPSMDGAALLRQGALGTSLGSEPEFSRAVLQPGDTLVLCSSNIAQLLGKTQAEELFCYNDAETIAETLYRCCREAGLPEAHAAVIEIVDRPTPAEQPTPPPPPALPQHQPEPPRSGWLARLRRQAVATTTSAPAPEPQPRPAAAPPAPSAPALLPDRAPATPQVAVVARPTPELLPVAEPWPLPPSAFLGEGEYGGTTRPPAVQRRAPVIDLSDNTGLPVDFAALPPKPTPPPPTPLERLTLPLRRLMAELLSGMANLPRRTARPAERLPAPGLRLKGLTYRRRRPPLPWFNILLIVGIVALLIVIGIQQNRRRDQAQIEAALSQVASAVSSALRSDDPQAAQQLLARAEQALSPGGAVGTLIQSGLITTTKPLVWSRYLEVRRGYDQAMATINRIGFLDELETVATLPGAEGLIERVVVGTTTTISDTPPVFYLDRGNGLLYEAGRSEPLLRQELEIGPFVTGPIRDMLWREGNIIAFDRGDQLFPIYHVYLRSGEDWLANQLNKTEHMEPADGDLPMATFGGHLYVWDARERQIWRYYSGMYADMPQPWITNAGGANLEQVVDIEIDGRIWLLNRNGSILVFEGGQLVKQLPPPELSVPLGAISRFVVTPDILSADGLTVEQPGSIYLLDLRNERILQLSKEDGSLIQQIQARTRGPLNQVSDLAVDAARRTIYLANGPRVLRAALPEPPAPPAEERATATPAP; translated from the coding sequence ATGTCCGCCAAGTTCCACACCATCGTCAAACAGTGGGGCCTGGTCAGCGGCGTGCGCCAGGTCAACAGCGACCTGATTACGATCAGCGCGCCGCCATCGCCGTTCGCGCCGCAAACGCGCAAAGGGCGGTTGATCCTGCTGGTCGAAACCGAGGGCGATCTGGCGCGTGGCCGCGAAGCCTGCCAGCTTGTCGCCACCACGCTGCGCGACACCTTCTACGCCGACGGCTCACTCAGCATCACCTCGTCGTTGCGGCGCGCGATCAAGGCAGCCAACGCCGCGCTCTACCGCTACAACTTCGAAGCACCGGCGCACAAGCATGCGCACGTCGGCGTGACCTGCGCGGTGATCCATGGTCGCGATCTGTTCCTTACGCAGGTGCCGCCGGCGCAGGCCTACCTGGCATCCGCCGGCAAGCTCCGGGCGATGCCCCTGCCGCTGAGCTGGGGGCCCAGTATGGACGGCGCGGCGCTGCTGCGCCAGGGCGCACTGGGGACCAGCCTCGGTTCCGAGCCGGAATTTTCGCGCGCGGTGCTGCAGCCAGGCGATACGCTCGTGCTCTGCTCCAGCAATATCGCGCAGCTATTAGGTAAAACGCAGGCTGAGGAGCTGTTCTGTTACAACGACGCCGAGACCATCGCCGAAACGCTCTACCGCTGCTGCCGCGAGGCCGGTCTGCCCGAAGCGCACGCCGCGGTGATCGAGATCGTCGATCGGCCAACGCCTGCCGAGCAGCCCACGCCGCCGCCACCGCCCGCCCTGCCGCAGCACCAGCCTGAGCCACCGCGGAGCGGCTGGCTTGCCCGTCTCCGTCGTCAGGCGGTGGCTACAACCACGAGTGCTCCCGCGCCCGAGCCACAGCCGAGGCCCGCAGCGGCGCCGCCCGCGCCATCCGCGCCGGCGCTGCTGCCCGATCGCGCGCCGGCCACGCCCCAGGTCGCTGTCGTAGCGCGCCCGACGCCGGAGCTGCTGCCCGTCGCCGAGCCGTGGCCGTTGCCACCCAGCGCGTTTCTGGGCGAGGGCGAGTACGGTGGCACGACGCGCCCGCCAGCGGTCCAGCGCCGCGCACCCGTGATCGATCTCTCCGACAACACCGGCTTGCCGGTTGACTTTGCGGCGTTGCCGCCCAAGCCCACGCCGCCACCGCCCACACCGCTGGAACGCCTGACGCTGCCGCTGCGGCGTCTGATGGCCGAGCTGCTGAGCGGCATGGCCAACCTGCCGCGCCGAACGGCGCGCCCTGCCGAACGGCTGCCCGCGCCGGGACTGCGCCTGAAGGGCCTGACCTATCGCCGTCGGCGACCACCGCTGCCCTGGTTCAACATCCTGCTGATCGTTGGCATCGTCGCGCTGTTGATCGTGATCGGCATCCAGCAAAACCGCCGCCGCGATCAGGCCCAGATCGAGGCCGCGCTGAGTCAGGTCGCGAGCGCGGTCAGCAGCGCGCTGCGCAGCGATGATCCCCAGGCTGCGCAGCAGTTGCTGGCGCGCGCCGAACAGGCGCTCAGCCCCGGCGGCGCGGTCGGCACGTTGATCCAGAGCGGTCTGATCACCACCACCAAACCGCTGGTCTGGTCGCGCTACCTGGAGGTGCGGCGCGGCTACGATCAGGCCATGGCGACGATCAACCGCATCGGCTTCCTCGACGAGCTGGAGACGGTGGCGACGCTGCCCGGCGCGGAGGGACTGATCGAGCGCGTGGTGGTCGGCACGACCACGACCATCTCCGACACGCCGCCGGTATTCTACCTGGATCGCGGCAATGGCCTGCTGTACGAGGCCGGACGCAGCGAGCCGTTGCTGCGCCAGGAGCTGGAGATCGGCCCCTTCGTTACCGGTCCGATCCGCGACATGCTCTGGCGCGAGGGCAACATCATCGCCTTTGACCGTGGCGATCAGCTCTTCCCGATCTACCACGTCTACCTGCGCAGCGGCGAGGACTGGCTGGCCAACCAACTCAACAAGACCGAGCACATGGAGCCGGCGGACGGTGATCTGCCCATGGCCACCTTTGGCGGTCACCTCTACGTCTGGGACGCGCGCGAACGCCAGATCTGGCGCTACTACAGCGGCATGTACGCCGACATGCCGCAGCCCTGGATCACCAACGCCGGCGGCGCCAACCTGGAGCAGGTGGTGGATATCGAGATCGATGGCCGCATCTGGCTGCTCAACCGCAATGGCAGCATTCTGGTCTTTGAAGGCGGCCAGCTCGTTAAGCAACTGCCGCCGCCGGAGCTGAGCGTGCCGCTTGGCGCCATTTCGCGCTTCGTGGTCACGCCCGATATCCTCAGCGCCGATGGTTTGACCGTCGAGCAGCCCGGTTCGATCTATCTGCTCGACCTGCGCAACGAGCGCATTCTGCAGCTCAGCAAGGAGGACGGCAGCTTGATCCAGCAGATCCAGGCGCGCACGCGTGGCCCGCTCAATCAGGTCAGCGACCTGGCGGTGGATGCGGCGCGCCGCACGATCTACCTGGCCAATGGTCCGCGCGTGCTGCGCGCCGCGCTGCCCGAACCGCCCGCGCCGCCGGCCGAGGAGCGCGCCACCGCCACGCCCGCGCCCTGA
- a CDS encoding DUF6062 family protein, with the protein MLPIQSPAHSDLHAAYATGACPICALLARSERRYIDAALYEHVTDATWRAQVREARGFCALHTERVLEVSRSALGVALVAADILKTVRTALPAATPARRWRRGSRSRAAAEAVRPRRRCPLCGYLEQLSAVYISALLDDLATDAGRQAYAASPGLCLPHFGAAAARGSAGFAVVQEHQTRAWQQLEHELEEFARKHDYRNAGAAMTEAERDAWRRALRLLAGSQPTMPSGR; encoded by the coding sequence ATGCTGCCGATCCAATCGCCGGCGCACAGCGACCTGCACGCCGCGTATGCCACCGGAGCGTGTCCGATCTGCGCACTGCTGGCGCGCAGCGAACGACGCTACATCGACGCTGCCCTGTACGAGCACGTCACCGATGCCACCTGGCGCGCCCAGGTGCGTGAGGCGCGTGGGTTTTGCGCCCTACACACCGAGCGCGTGCTGGAAGTGAGTCGCTCGGCGCTGGGCGTGGCGTTGGTCGCTGCCGATATCCTCAAAACCGTGCGCACGGCGCTGCCCGCCGCGACACCGGCGCGGCGCTGGCGGCGCGGTTCACGCAGTCGCGCCGCGGCAGAGGCTGTGCGCCCCCGCCGACGCTGCCCGCTCTGTGGCTATCTGGAGCAGTTGAGCGCCGTGTACATTAGTGCGCTGCTCGACGATCTGGCGACCGACGCGGGCCGGCAGGCATATGCCGCGTCGCCGGGCTTGTGCCTACCACACTTCGGTGCTGCTGCCGCACGCGGCAGCGCCGGATTTGCTGTAGTGCAGGAACATCAGACGCGCGCCTGGCAGCAGTTGGAGCATGAGCTGGAGGAGTTTGCCCGCAAACACGACTACCGCAACGCCGGCGCCGCCATGACCGAGGCCGAACGCGACGCCTGGCGCCGCGCGCTGCGCCTGCTGGCCGGGAGCCAGCCCACCATGCCCAGCGGGCGCTGA
- a CDS encoding response regulator codes for MEAPIRIMLIDDHGIVRQGLRAILELEPQIRVVGEADDPEAALPLIDSLRPDIVLLDLSIGQHGTERGLNACRALSQRYPDVGVIVLTTFPEERLVLQALQNGAKGYVLKDVDAVDLIKMIRAVSRGEAAIDTRITPLVLKNLGRRDQERARLDLTDREKEVIRLLAAGYSNRQIGLALHISESTVKYHLRNIMDKLDVRARTEIVYAASKLGLV; via the coding sequence ATGGAAGCGCCAATTCGCATCATGCTGATCGATGACCACGGCATTGTGCGTCAGGGTCTGCGCGCGATCCTGGAGCTGGAGCCACAGATCCGCGTGGTCGGCGAGGCCGACGATCCCGAAGCCGCGCTGCCGCTGATCGACTCGCTGCGGCCTGATATTGTGCTGCTCGATCTGAGCATCGGCCAGCACGGCACCGAGCGCGGCCTGAACGCCTGCCGCGCGCTCAGCCAGCGCTATCCCGACGTGGGCGTGATCGTGCTGACGACGTTTCCCGAAGAGCGGCTCGTGCTCCAGGCGCTCCAAAACGGCGCCAAGGGCTATGTGCTCAAGGATGTGGATGCCGTCGATCTGATCAAGATGATCCGCGCCGTGAGTCGTGGCGAAGCGGCGATCGATACACGCATCACGCCGCTGGTGCTCAAAAACCTGGGACGGCGCGACCAGGAGCGCGCGCGGCTTGACCTGACCGACCGCGAGAAGGAGGTCATCCGCCTGCTGGCCGCCGGCTACAGCAACCGCCAGATCGGTCTGGCGCTGCACATCAGCGAAAGCACGGTCAAGTACCACTTACGCAATATCATGGACAAGCTGGACGTGCGCGCGCGCACCGAGATCGTCTATGCCGCCAGCAAGCTTGGCCTGGTGTGA
- a CDS encoding GAF domain-containing sensor histidine kinase has protein sequence MALHGAQATDQATARRLDRAIATIANMSAALSTTTNGVEPLAQALVRVAAQHFEAEWAVLILNQRVFRYWVARRSTTGLVTHAEDELPPEVHTVTRQALDRQQFVARARPQGAPILAAPMWVGADETRGALAVVPAPDVVIDEREQLVLQTLANQAAVAIDNALLYQEAQRRRAELEVKHRELEQASRWLQVARHNEIVNAERNRIARELHDSVAQHLLSIGMNLEWCRAQLAPDSAVYERVQIAKELARHAVERIRTAIFELSTISGRDTDLPTALRDLAHEFTQATRLPVRLRVLGAARRLREPDEHALYQIAQESLFNAFKHAQASQVNLTLRFTAEAVVLTVSDNGVGIPETALSRRGEPGHFGIRNMRERTRELGGTFAIRRRRGGGTEVRVRIPSTS, from the coding sequence ATGGCGCTGCATGGCGCACAAGCGACCGATCAGGCGACGGCGCGGCGACTGGATCGGGCGATCGCCACGATCGCCAACATGTCGGCGGCGCTATCGACTACTACCAACGGCGTCGAGCCGCTGGCGCAGGCGCTGGTGCGCGTCGCCGCACAGCACTTCGAAGCCGAATGGGCCGTGCTGATCCTCAACCAGCGCGTCTTCCGCTACTGGGTCGCGCGGCGCAGCACCACCGGTCTGGTGACCCACGCCGAGGACGAGCTGCCGCCCGAGGTGCATACCGTTACCCGCCAGGCGCTCGACCGGCAGCAGTTCGTGGCGCGCGCGCGGCCCCAGGGGGCGCCGATCCTGGCCGCGCCGATGTGGGTCGGCGCCGACGAAACGCGCGGCGCGCTGGCGGTAGTGCCCGCGCCCGACGTGGTGATCGATGAGCGCGAACAGTTGGTGCTGCAGACGCTGGCCAACCAGGCTGCGGTCGCGATCGACAACGCCCTGCTCTACCAGGAGGCGCAACGCCGCCGCGCCGAGCTGGAGGTCAAACACCGCGAGCTGGAACAGGCCAGCCGCTGGTTGCAGGTGGCGCGTCACAACGAGATCGTCAACGCCGAGCGCAACCGCATTGCGCGTGAGCTGCACGACAGCGTGGCGCAACACCTGCTCAGCATCGGCATGAACCTGGAGTGGTGCCGCGCGCAGCTCGCGCCCGACTCGGCGGTGTACGAACGCGTTCAGATCGCCAAAGAGCTGGCGCGCCACGCCGTCGAGCGCATCCGCACTGCGATCTTCGAGCTGTCAACCATCAGTGGCCGCGATACGGATCTGCCCACCGCGCTGCGCGATCTGGCGCACGAGTTCACGCAGGCCACGCGCCTGCCGGTGCGCCTGCGCGTGCTGGGTGCAGCCCGCCGCCTGCGCGAGCCGGACGAGCACGCGCTGTACCAGATCGCGCAGGAATCGCTCTTCAACGCCTTCAAACACGCACAGGCGTCTCAGGTCAACCTGACGCTGCGCTTCACTGCCGAGGCCGTGGTGCTGACCGTGAGCGACAACGGCGTGGGCATTCCCGAAACAGCGCTGAGCCGGCGCGGCGAGCCGGGCCACTTCGGCATTCGCAACATGCGCGAGCGCACCCGCGAGCTGGGCGGTACGTTTGCCATCCGCCGGCGGCGCGGCGGCGGCACCGAGGTGCGTGTGCGCATCCCCTCAACCTCCTGA
- a CDS encoding acetyl-CoA C-acetyltransferase encodes MREAVIVSGARTAVGKAGRGSLRTVRPDDMAAAAIKAAVERAAGLDPNAIDDVIMGCAMPEAEQGMNVARIATIRAGLPHTVPAQTVNRFCSSGLQTIALAAQQIMAGMADVVVAGGTESMSMVPMSGHVYAPNPELAEIHPEVYMGMGLTAENVARRYGITRQDADEFALRSHQKAAAAIDAGKFKDEIVPLDVTVTEVKDGTARERRFTFDVDEGVRRDTSLEALAKLKPVFAAGGTVTAGNSSQTSDGAAAVVVMSREKAEALGIKPLARFVSFAVGGVPPEVMGIGPVAAVPKALKLAGLSLEDIDLIELNEAFAAQALAVIRQLEMDLERVNVNGGAIALGHPLGCTGAKLTVTLLNELRRRNARYGMVTMCIGGGMGAAGIFENLS; translated from the coding sequence ATGCGAGAAGCAGTGATCGTGAGCGGCGCGCGCACCGCGGTGGGCAAGGCTGGCCGTGGCAGTCTGCGCACGGTGCGGCCCGACGATATGGCTGCGGCGGCGATCAAGGCCGCCGTCGAACGCGCGGCGGGGCTGGACCCCAACGCGATCGATGATGTGATCATGGGCTGCGCTATGCCCGAAGCCGAGCAGGGCATGAATGTGGCGCGCATTGCCACCATTCGCGCCGGGCTGCCGCACACCGTTCCGGCGCAGACCGTCAACCGTTTCTGCTCGTCGGGCTTGCAGACCATCGCGCTGGCGGCGCAGCAGATCATGGCCGGCATGGCCGATGTGGTTGTGGCCGGCGGCACCGAGAGCATGAGTATGGTGCCGATGAGCGGGCATGTCTATGCGCCCAACCCGGAGCTGGCCGAGATCCATCCCGAAGTGTACATGGGCATGGGCCTGACCGCCGAGAACGTCGCGCGGCGGTATGGCATCACCCGCCAGGACGCCGACGAGTTCGCGCTGCGCTCGCACCAGAAGGCGGCGGCGGCGATCGATGCCGGCAAGTTCAAGGATGAGATCGTGCCGCTGGACGTGACCGTCACCGAGGTCAAGGACGGCACCGCGCGCGAGCGGCGCTTTACCTTCGACGTGGATGAGGGCGTGCGCCGCGATACGTCGCTGGAAGCGCTGGCCAAGCTCAAGCCGGTCTTCGCCGCCGGCGGCACCGTCACCGCCGGCAACTCATCGCAAACCAGCGACGGCGCGGCGGCGGTGGTGGTCATGAGCCGCGAAAAAGCCGAGGCGCTGGGGATCAAGCCGTTGGCGCGCTTTGTCAGCTTTGCGGTGGGCGGTGTGCCGCCGGAGGTGATGGGCATCGGGCCGGTGGCGGCGGTGCCCAAAGCGCTCAAGTTGGCAGGGCTGTCGCTGGAGGACATTGATCTGATCGAGTTGAACGAAGCCTTTGCCGCGCAGGCGCTGGCCGTGATCCGCCAGCTTGAGATGGACCTGGAGCGCGTCAACGTCAATGGCGGCGCGATCGCGCTGGGCCATCCGCTGGGCTGCACCGGCGCCAAGCTGACCGTGACGCTGCTCAACGAGCTGCGTCGGCGCAACGCGCGCTACGGCATGGTCACGATGTGCATCGGCGGCGGCATGGGCGCGGCCGGCATTTTTGAAAATCTGAGCTAA